The following coding sequences are from one uncultured Desulfobacter sp. window:
- a CDS encoding thiamine pyrophosphate-dependent enzyme produces MSIITSSKNKGERLLMMGNEAIARGALEAGVNVVAAYPGTPSSEIPKALGDVADEMGLYVEWSTNEKVSLEVAAAASYSGLRALCAMKQVGVNVASDFLLHLAEYGSRGGLVLVTCEDPGSLSSTNEGDSRPYSKMMEFPLIEPGDFQEAKEMTRWAFELSETINNVVMLRSVTRMSHASGNVVVGDLPETRVKADFQYNGDFFDQMTGPVMTLPGTAPVQRLRQQEGLERAIACFETSPFNTYAGPNEPELLVITSSAANLYCREAIDSLGIQARVGLLKLGTTWPLPPRLVEKYLTCTGRVLIVEEGTPFMEDNIKALFAQRAEAIGPTRFHGRADKSIPLVDELNPDRVMTALVKVLDLPEQDANDDYRSSITKELDGCIPGRPMAFCPGCPHRASFWLLHEAIKLDNRRGFIAGDIGCYVMAVSDCGFQAVKTCAAMGSGIGMASGFGKLQRFGMDQPVMAVCGDSTFFHTAMPGLVNAIHNQADVVMVILDNSGTAMTGFQPHPGIPVGADGSPLPAMDIPAICRAMGVRVEIADPFEFDQTRQTLADLLDDAGGVRVLVLRQACALSPTRKGKKSWKVTVDPDKCMAESCGCNRLCTRVFKCPGLTWDPEEKQTRIDEFVCVGCGVCAQVCPHNAITLEKVEKS; encoded by the coding sequence ATGTCGATCATAACGAGCAGTAAAAATAAGGGCGAGCGCCTTTTAATGATGGGCAACGAAGCCATTGCCCGGGGCGCGCTGGAGGCCGGAGTCAATGTGGTGGCGGCATATCCCGGTACGCCCTCATCGGAAATTCCCAAAGCGCTGGGGGATGTGGCCGACGAGATGGGCCTTTACGTGGAGTGGTCCACCAACGAAAAAGTATCCTTGGAAGTGGCTGCAGCGGCGTCGTATTCCGGCCTGCGTGCCCTTTGTGCAATGAAGCAGGTGGGGGTGAACGTGGCCTCGGATTTTCTGCTTCACCTGGCGGAATACGGATCACGGGGTGGCCTGGTGCTGGTGACCTGCGAGGATCCCGGATCCCTCTCCAGCACCAACGAAGGAGACTCCCGCCCCTATAGTAAAATGATGGAGTTCCCCCTGATCGAACCGGGGGATTTCCAGGAAGCCAAGGAGATGACCCGCTGGGCCTTTGAGCTTTCCGAAACCATCAACAATGTGGTGATGTTGCGCAGTGTGACGCGTATGTCTCACGCATCGGGCAACGTGGTCGTCGGGGACCTGCCGGAAACCCGTGTGAAGGCCGATTTCCAGTATAACGGCGATTTTTTCGACCAGATGACCGGGCCGGTGATGACCCTGCCCGGCACAGCGCCTGTTCAGCGTCTTCGTCAGCAGGAAGGGTTGGAACGGGCCATCGCGTGTTTCGAAACGAGCCCCTTCAACACCTACGCAGGACCAAACGAGCCGGAACTGCTCGTCATCACCAGTTCTGCGGCAAACCTTTACTGCCGGGAAGCCATCGACAGTCTGGGTATCCAGGCGCGGGTGGGGCTGTTAAAACTGGGCACCACCTGGCCCTTGCCACCGCGCCTGGTGGAGAAATATCTGACGTGCACCGGCCGCGTGCTGATCGTCGAGGAGGGCACGCCTTTCATGGAAGACAACATCAAGGCCCTGTTTGCCCAGCGGGCCGAGGCCATCGGGCCAACACGCTTTCACGGACGTGCGGATAAGAGCATTCCCCTGGTGGATGAGCTTAACCCGGACCGTGTCATGACGGCTCTGGTGAAAGTTCTTGACCTGCCGGAACAGGATGCCAATGACGATTACAGGTCAAGCATCACAAAAGAACTGGACGGCTGCATCCCGGGCCGGCCCATGGCCTTCTGCCCGGGCTGTCCCCACCGCGCCTCCTTCTGGCTGCTCCATGAAGCCATCAAGCTTGATAACCGCCGGGGGTTCATCGCCGGCGACATCGGCTGTTACGTCATGGCTGTGTCGGACTGCGGGTTTCAGGCCGTGAAAACGTGTGCCGCCATGGGATCGGGGATCGGTATGGCCTCCGGGTTCGGCAAACTGCAGCGTTTTGGCATGGACCAGCCGGTTATGGCGGTTTGCGGAGATTCCACCTTTTTTCACACCGCCATGCCGGGTCTGGTGAATGCGATTCATAACCAGGCGGACGTGGTCATGGTGATACTGGACAATTCGGGCACGGCCATGACCGGTTTCCAGCCCCATCCCGGTATTCCCGTTGGCGCAGACGGGAGCCCCTTGCCGGCTATGGACATTCCCGCCATTTGCCGGGCCATGGGCGTGCGGGTGGAGATTGCCGATCCGTTTGAGTTTGACCAGACCCGGCAAACCCTGGCGGATTTGCTGGATGATGCCGGCGGCGTCCGGGTGCTGGTGCTCCGGCAGGCCTGTGCACTCAGCCCGACCCGCAAGGGCAAAAAGTCGTGGAAGGTGACGGTGGATCCGGATAAATGCATGGCCGAATCCTGTGGCTGCAACCGGCTCTGCACGCGAGTTTTTAAATGCCCCGGCCTGACCTGGGACCCGGAGGAGAAACAAACACGCATTGATGAATTCGTCTGTGTCGGCTGCGGTGTTTGCGCCCAGGTTTGCCCGCACAACGCAATCACGCTGGAAAAGGTGGAAAAATCATGA
- a CDS encoding Coenzyme F420 hydrogenase/dehydrogenase, beta subunit C-terminal domain: MVTEQKNIRQANVSASIIDTGLCTGCGGCVGLCPYLRSHRGATVALFECDRQDGNCRRYCPRMETDWDGLSQNFFDAAELTPEIGAFKGLYLTRATASDICSRSQHGGTVSTLVCLALEEGLIDGCVVAKEEMPMLPQSITAHNRDEVLAAAGSKFGNAPSVAEFNRVSAQGPEPLGVVATPCQARALAKMRTNPAEADASRMERLKLVIGLFCGWTLDWRRLRQMVLEATCGKTILGMDIPPSSHACMQVETCDGMIEIPIAQVNDCVRECCDYCTDMTAEFADISVGSARSPEGWDVDRHWNQVIVRSRAGEALLDLAREKGILEFKPVPPGNLEKLKTAAAGKRDEASRT; this comes from the coding sequence ATGGTGACAGAACAAAAAAATATACGCCAGGCAAATGTCTCCGCATCAATCATCGATACCGGACTTTGTACGGGTTGCGGCGGGTGCGTGGGGCTTTGCCCCTACCTGCGAAGCCACCGGGGCGCAACGGTCGCGCTGTTCGAATGCGACCGCCAGGATGGGAACTGCCGACGCTATTGCCCACGTATGGAAACCGATTGGGACGGGCTTAGTCAAAATTTTTTCGACGCGGCCGAACTCACCCCAGAAATAGGGGCATTCAAGGGGCTTTACCTGACCCGGGCCACAGCCTCCGACATTTGTTCAAGAAGCCAGCACGGCGGCACCGTAAGCACGCTGGTTTGTTTAGCCTTGGAAGAGGGTCTGATAGACGGCTGCGTGGTGGCCAAAGAGGAAATGCCCATGCTGCCCCAAAGCATAACGGCCCACAATCGCGACGAGGTGCTGGCGGCAGCCGGCAGTAAATTCGGAAACGCGCCGTCGGTGGCCGAATTCAACCGTGTTTCGGCGCAAGGCCCCGAACCGCTTGGGGTTGTGGCAACCCCCTGTCAAGCCCGGGCACTGGCCAAGATGCGGACCAACCCGGCCGAAGCAGACGCCTCCCGGATGGAGCGGCTCAAGCTGGTGATCGGCCTGTTTTGCGGCTGGACCCTGGATTGGCGGCGGCTCAGGCAGATGGTGCTTGAAGCAACTTGTGGCAAAACAATTCTCGGCATGGACATTCCCCCGTCCAGTCACGCCTGTATGCAGGTGGAAACCTGTGACGGCATGATCGAAATCCCCATTGCCCAGGTCAACGACTGTGTTCGTGAATGTTGCGATTACTGCACGGACATGACTGCCGAGTTCGCAGATATTTCGGTGGGATCTGCCAGAAGTCCCGAGGGCTGGGATGTGGACCGGCACTGGAACCAGGTGATCGTTAGAAGCCGGGCCGGCGAGGCACTTTTAGATCTTGCCCGGGAAAAGGGCATTCTGGAATTCAAGCCGGTTCCCCCGGGAAATCTGGAGAAGCTTAAAACTGCTGCTGCGGGTAAAAGAGACGAGGCGAGTCGAACCTGA
- a CDS encoding topoisomerase C-terminal repeat-containing protein, whose amino-acid sequence MVRQGVENLRSKKYAQTPATLPPDKASLGKCPKCGGDVVENPKAYGCVNWREANGGCKFTIWKTMFGGKITKTQVKQLLTKGVTAKKLKLATKDGKTYEACLSLHAGVVKI is encoded by the coding sequence ATGGTCCGGCAGGGTGTGGAAAACCTGCGGTCCAAAAAATATGCCCAAACCCCGGCAACGCTGCCACCGGACAAGGCATCCCTTGGAAAATGCCCCAAATGCGGGGGCGATGTGGTTGAAAATCCAAAGGCCTACGGCTGCGTTAATTGGCGCGAAGCCAACGGCGGGTGCAAATTCACCATTTGGAAAACCATGTTCGGCGGAAAAATCACCAAAACCCAGGTCAAACAACTTTTGACCAAAGGGGTGACTGCCAAAAAGCTGAAGCTGGCCACCAAAGATGGTAAAACATACGAAGCCTGCCTTAGTTTACATGCAGGAGTGGTGAAAATTTAA